Proteins found in one Hypericibacter terrae genomic segment:
- a CDS encoding enoyl-CoA hydratase/isomerase family protein, protein MSRLIKERKGAVARLVLNRPEKHNAFDEALIEELTQAIDEAENDPSVRVVVLAANGKSFSAGGDLDWMRRMAAYSEEENLADANRLALLMQRLNFIPKPTIAAVQGAAMGGGVGLVAACDIAVGTAQVMFGLTEVRIGLIPATIGPYVVQAIGERAARRYFMTGERFDAATARELGLLHEVVEDLDAAVARHVEALLLGGPEALGATKKLIRRVGRGPINVAMIEDTAARIARARAGGEAREGIAAFFGRRKPNWQA, encoded by the coding sequence ATGTCGCGATTGATCAAGGAACGCAAAGGCGCCGTCGCCAGGCTGGTTCTCAACCGCCCGGAGAAGCACAACGCCTTCGACGAGGCGCTGATCGAGGAACTGACCCAGGCGATCGACGAGGCCGAGAACGATCCGTCCGTCCGCGTCGTCGTGCTGGCCGCGAACGGCAAGAGCTTCTCTGCCGGCGGCGATCTCGACTGGATGCGCCGCATGGCCGCCTATTCCGAGGAAGAGAATCTGGCCGACGCCAATCGCCTGGCACTGTTGATGCAGCGGCTCAACTTCATCCCAAAGCCGACCATCGCGGCGGTGCAGGGCGCGGCGATGGGCGGCGGGGTGGGACTGGTCGCCGCCTGCGATATCGCTGTCGGCACGGCCCAGGTCATGTTCGGATTGACCGAGGTGCGGATCGGGCTCATCCCGGCCACCATCGGTCCCTATGTGGTGCAGGCGATCGGCGAGCGCGCCGCACGGCGCTATTTCATGACCGGCGAGCGGTTCGACGCGGCGACGGCCCGCGAGCTGGGCTTGCTGCATGAGGTGGTCGAGGATCTTGACGCGGCCGTCGCCCGCCATGTCGAGGCCTTGCTGCTGGGCGGCCCGGAGGCGCTGGGCGCCACCAAGAAGCTGATCCGGCGCGTGGGCCGCGGCCCCATCAATGTGGCGATGATCGAGGACACGGCGGCCCGCATCGCGCGCGCGCGTGCCGGCGGCGAGGCGCGCGAAGGCATTGCCGCCTTCTTCGGCAGGCGCAAGCCCAACTGGCAGGCTTGA
- a CDS encoding SDR family oxidoreductase: MHTVLVTGANRGIGLEFVRQYAEEGWRVHACARDPKAAKELAAIKGDVTMHRLEVADDRQIAHLVKELKGDAIDILVNNAGVGGSDGSTDPDDWLRVFHINSIAPVRVAEALLPNLEMGSAKIVLSLTSRMGSIADNGSGGSYAYRSSKAALNAAMKSLAIDWKRRGVIVVVAHPGWVKTDMGGPSAQISPQRSVAGLRQKLSALKPADSGSFFNYDGSTLPW, translated from the coding sequence ATGCACACCGTCCTCGTTACCGGCGCCAATCGCGGCATTGGTCTCGAGTTCGTCCGCCAATATGCGGAAGAGGGGTGGCGGGTTCACGCCTGCGCGCGCGATCCCAAGGCCGCCAAGGAGCTGGCGGCGATCAAGGGCGACGTCACGATGCACCGTCTCGAGGTGGCCGACGACAGGCAGATCGCCCATCTGGTGAAGGAATTGAAGGGCGACGCGATCGACATCCTGGTGAACAATGCCGGGGTCGGCGGCAGCGACGGATCGACCGATCCCGACGATTGGCTGCGGGTTTTTCATATCAACTCGATCGCGCCCGTTCGCGTCGCCGAGGCATTGCTGCCCAATCTCGAGATGGGCAGCGCCAAGATCGTGCTGAGCCTGACCAGTCGCATGGGCAGCATCGCTGACAATGGCAGCGGCGGCTCCTACGCCTATCGCTCGAGCAAGGCGGCCCTCAACGCAGCGATGAAAAGCCTCGCCATCGACTGGAAACGGCGCGGCGTCATCGTGGTGGTGGCGCATCCGGGGTGGGTCAAGACCGACATGGGCGGCCCCTCGGCGCAGATCTCGCCTCAGCGCAGCGTCGCCGGCTTGCGCCAGAAACTGTCGGCGCTCAAACCCGCCGACAGCGGCAGCTTCTTCAACTATGACGGTTCGACCCTGCCCTGGTGA
- a CDS encoding 2-hydroxychromene-2-carboxylate isomerase, whose protein sequence is MADPVEFYFDFSSPYGYLASHQIEAIAARHGREVRWRPYLLGVAFKETGQKPLVEQPLRGPYHQHDFARSARRLGLPFRLPSPFPFAGVAPSRAFYWLEERDGALAKRFALKTYDRIFGEGRSVNDAAAVADVAVSLGVDSAALVAGINDAAIKDKLRAETEAAIKRGVFGSPFIYVDGEPFWGHDRLGQVEEWLARGGW, encoded by the coding sequence ATGGCCGATCCGGTCGAGTTCTATTTCGATTTCTCGTCGCCCTATGGCTACCTCGCTTCGCACCAGATCGAGGCCATCGCGGCGCGCCATGGTCGTGAGGTTCGCTGGCGGCCTTATCTGCTGGGTGTCGCCTTCAAGGAGACCGGCCAGAAGCCCCTGGTCGAGCAGCCGCTTCGCGGGCCCTATCACCAGCATGATTTCGCGCGTTCGGCACGCCGGCTCGGCCTGCCGTTCCGATTGCCGAGCCCCTTTCCCTTCGCTGGCGTGGCCCCCAGCCGGGCCTTCTACTGGCTGGAGGAACGCGACGGCGCTCTGGCGAAACGCTTCGCACTGAAAACCTATGACCGGATTTTCGGCGAGGGCCGCAGCGTCAACGATGCCGCGGCCGTGGCCGACGTTGCGGTGTCCTTGGGGGTCGACTCGGCGGCGCTGGTCGCCGGCATCAACGATGCCGCCATCAAGGACAAATTGCGGGCGGAAACCGAGGCCGCGATCAAGCGCGGCGTCTTCGGCTCGCCCTTCATCTATGTCGACGGCGAGCCCTTCTGGGGCCATGATCGCCTCGGCCAGGTCGAGGAGTGGTTGGCGCGCGGCGGCTGGTGA
- the mgtE gene encoding magnesium transporter, with amino-acid sequence MSSEAPQPDLERRPDGEGPTSDEVKLSETEALYGVSPEAVARARRAVGEGDLAQIEKLVDELHPADFADLLQALTPDERRFVIKVCRHILEPETLNYLDEVVRDEVIGLMSPGEVAQAVSELETDDAVDILEDLDEAEKQRVLRAIPAADRAVIEQGLTYPEDSAGRLMQRDLVAVPQHWTVGEAIDYLRANQDLPDDFYDLFVVDPMHKPIGAVPLSRAMRNKRIVKLEDLMHTEFRVVPATMDQESVAYLFRQYGLMSAPVVDDAGRLLGVITVDDVVHVIEEEAEEDLLGIVGVSETDFHAPALETAWRRVRWLVVTLCNSAIASTVISQFEATIEQIVALAILMPIVAAMGGNAGVQVITVMVRALATRDLQPRGSNVWRVVGKEIAVAAINAAVFALVMGTVTSFFFGLPIGLVLGAAMVFNMIWAGIAGTLIPLTLARFGIDPAIGAGPFLTTTTDVFGFFSFLGLATLFLL; translated from the coding sequence GTGAGCAGCGAGGCGCCGCAACCCGATCTGGAACGGCGCCCGGACGGCGAGGGTCCCACCTCCGACGAGGTCAAGCTCTCCGAAACGGAAGCGCTCTATGGCGTCTCGCCGGAGGCGGTAGCCCGGGCGCGGCGGGCGGTCGGGGAGGGTGACCTCGCCCAGATCGAGAAACTGGTCGACGAGCTGCATCCCGCCGACTTTGCCGACCTGCTGCAGGCGTTGACACCCGACGAGCGCCGGTTCGTCATCAAGGTCTGCCGTCATATCCTCGAGCCCGAGACCCTCAACTACCTCGACGAGGTGGTGCGCGATGAGGTGATCGGGCTGATGAGTCCGGGCGAGGTGGCGCAGGCGGTCTCCGAGCTCGAGACCGACGATGCGGTCGACATCCTCGAGGATCTGGACGAGGCCGAGAAGCAGCGCGTCCTGCGTGCGATCCCGGCCGCGGACCGCGCCGTCATCGAGCAGGGCCTCACCTATCCGGAAGACAGCGCCGGCCGCCTGATGCAGCGCGATCTGGTGGCGGTGCCCCAGCACTGGACGGTGGGCGAGGCGATCGATTACCTGCGCGCCAACCAGGATCTGCCGGACGATTTCTACGATCTCTTCGTGGTCGATCCGATGCACAAGCCGATCGGCGCGGTGCCCCTCTCGCGCGCCATGCGCAACAAGCGCATCGTGAAGCTCGAAGACCTGATGCATACCGAGTTCCGCGTGGTCCCGGCCACGATGGACCAGGAATCGGTCGCCTATCTCTTCCGGCAATATGGGCTCATGTCGGCGCCGGTCGTGGACGATGCCGGCCGTCTCCTGGGCGTGATCACCGTGGACGACGTGGTCCATGTCATCGAGGAGGAGGCCGAGGAGGATCTGCTCGGCATCGTCGGCGTGAGCGAGACGGATTTCCATGCGCCGGCGCTCGAGACCGCCTGGCGCCGGGTCCGCTGGCTGGTGGTGACCCTCTGCAATTCGGCCATCGCCTCGACCGTGATCTCGCAGTTCGAGGCTACCATCGAACAGATCGTGGCCCTCGCCATCCTGATGCCGATCGTCGCCGCCATGGGCGGCAATGCCGGGGTCCAGGTCATCACCGTGATGGTCCGGGCGCTCGCGACCCGCGATCTGCAGCCGCGCGGCAGCAATGTGTGGCGCGTGGTGGGCAAGGAAATTGCCGTGGCGGCCATCAACGCGGCCGTGTTCGCGCTGGTCATGGGGACCGTGACGTCATTTTTCTTCGGCCTCCCCATCGGGCTGGTGCTGGGCGCGGCGATGGTTTTCAACATGATCTGGGCCGGCATCGCCGGCACCTTGATTCCGCTGACCCTGGCGCGCTTCGGCATCGACCCCGCCATCGGCGCGGGACCCTTCCTCACCACCACCACCGACGTGTTCGGCTTCTTCTCCTTCCTGGGGCTCGCAACCTTGTTCTTGCTGTGA
- a CDS encoding carboxyl transferase domain-containing protein: protein MAALPTAVNPTTPEFKERAEQMAGEVAKLRALHGKIAEGGGAASRERHVGRGKLLPRERIQRLIDPGSHFLELSALAAHDVYEDNVPAAGILTGIGRVSGRDCVIVCNDATVKGGTYYPLTVKKHLRAQEIAAENRLPCIYLVDSGGANLPNQDEVFPDRDHFGRIFYNQARLSSVGVPQIAVVMGSCTAGGAYVPAMSDEAIIVKGQGTIFLGGPPLVKAATGEVVDAEALGGADLHSRTSGVTDHLAKDDADALAIARRILANAGTAGLRLAGAGAIAREAPRPPLYDPKELYGIVPMDLRKGYEVREVIARLVDGSEFHDFKPLYGPTLVCGFAHLGGIPVGILANKGILFSESAQKGAHFVELCAQRRTPILFLQNITGFMVGRKYEAGGIAKDGAKMVMAVACAQVPKLTVMIGGSFGAGNYAMCGRAYSPRFLFSWPNSRISVMGGEQAASVLAQIKRDNLEAKGQSWSAEENEAFKAPIRQQYDQQGHPYYASARLWDDGIVDPAETRAVLIQALEASLNAPIPETKFGVFRL from the coding sequence ATGGCCGCCCTCCCGACCGCCGTCAATCCGACCACGCCCGAGTTCAAGGAACGCGCCGAGCAGATGGCAGGCGAGGTGGCGAAGCTGCGCGCGCTTCACGGCAAGATCGCCGAAGGCGGCGGAGCCGCATCGCGCGAACGCCATGTCGGCCGCGGCAAGCTGCTGCCGCGCGAGCGCATCCAGCGGCTGATCGATCCGGGCTCGCATTTCCTCGAGCTGTCGGCGCTGGCGGCCCACGATGTCTATGAGGACAATGTCCCGGCGGCCGGCATCCTGACCGGCATCGGCCGCGTCTCGGGGCGCGACTGCGTCATCGTCTGCAACGACGCGACCGTCAAGGGCGGTACCTATTATCCGCTGACCGTGAAGAAGCATCTGCGGGCGCAGGAGATCGCGGCGGAGAACCGGCTGCCCTGCATCTATCTGGTCGATTCCGGCGGCGCCAATCTGCCGAATCAGGACGAGGTCTTTCCCGACCGCGATCATTTCGGCCGCATCTTCTACAATCAGGCGCGGCTGTCCTCTGTCGGCGTGCCGCAGATCGCGGTGGTAATGGGTTCCTGCACCGCGGGTGGCGCCTATGTGCCGGCTATGTCGGACGAGGCCATCATCGTCAAGGGGCAGGGGACGATCTTCCTGGGCGGTCCGCCCTTGGTGAAGGCCGCGACCGGCGAGGTCGTCGATGCCGAGGCCTTGGGCGGCGCCGACCTCCACAGCCGGACCTCGGGCGTCACCGATCATCTGGCAAAAGACGATGCCGACGCGCTCGCGATCGCGCGCCGGATCCTGGCCAATGCGGGCACCGCGGGTTTGCGCCTCGCCGGGGCTGGCGCCATTGCCCGCGAGGCGCCGCGCCCGCCGCTCTACGATCCCAAGGAGCTCTACGGCATCGTGCCGATGGATCTGCGCAAGGGCTACGAGGTGCGCGAGGTCATTGCCCGGCTGGTCGATGGCAGCGAGTTCCACGATTTCAAGCCGCTCTACGGTCCGACACTGGTCTGCGGCTTCGCTCATCTGGGCGGGATCCCTGTCGGTATTCTCGCCAACAAGGGCATCCTGTTCTCGGAATCGGCGCAGAAGGGGGCGCATTTCGTCGAGCTCTGCGCCCAGCGCCGCACGCCGATCCTGTTCCTCCAGAACATCACCGGCTTCATGGTGGGCCGTAAATACGAGGCGGGCGGCATCGCCAAGGACGGGGCCAAGATGGTGATGGCCGTCGCCTGCGCGCAGGTGCCGAAACTGACCGTGATGATCGGCGGCAGCTTCGGGGCCGGCAACTACGCGATGTGCGGGCGCGCCTACAGCCCGCGCTTCCTCTTCTCCTGGCCCAATTCGCGCATCTCGGTCATGGGCGGCGAGCAGGCGGCCTCGGTATTGGCCCAGATCAAGCGCGACAATCTCGAGGCCAAGGGCCAGAGCTGGAGTGCCGAGGAAAACGAGGCCTTCAAGGCGCCGATCCGCCAGCAATATGACCAGCAGGGCCATCCCTATTATGCCAGCGCGCGGCTCTGGGACGACGGCATCGTCGATCCTGCCGAGACGCGCGCGGTGCTGATCCAGGCGCTCGAAGCCAGCTTGAACGCGCCGATCCCCGAGACCAAGTTTGGCGTGTTCCGGCTCTGA
- a CDS encoding RidA family protein, producing MARQRISSGSSFEQLAGYSRAVVDGDWIFVSGTTGFDYKAGTIAADVVEQTHQCFRNIQWALEQAKSGLKDMVRIQIHLTDPADFTRIAPVIGQYCREARPANTTVVAQLIDPRMKIEIEVTARRDSSDPVDRPGGRK from the coding sequence ATGGCACGGCAGCGGATTTCATCGGGCTCGTCCTTCGAGCAACTGGCCGGCTATAGCCGGGCCGTTGTCGATGGCGACTGGATCTTCGTCTCGGGGACGACCGGGTTCGACTACAAGGCCGGCACGATCGCGGCCGACGTGGTCGAGCAGACCCACCAATGTTTCCGCAATATCCAATGGGCGCTCGAGCAGGCCAAGTCCGGGCTCAAGGATATGGTCCGGATCCAGATCCATCTCACCGATCCGGCCGATTTCACCAGGATCGCGCCGGTGATCGGTCAGTACTGCCGGGAGGCGCGCCCCGCCAACACGACGGTCGTGGCGCAATTGATCGACCCGCGCATGAAGATCGAGATCGAGGTCACGGCCCGGCGCGACAGCAGCGATCCGGTGGATCGTCCAGGTGGGAGGAAGTGA
- a CDS encoding DUF1989 domain-containing protein, which translates to MSGLTAVPARRGKAARMKAGQTIRIVNTHGTQVLDTWAFRSDDLHEFMSMEHTRPQIGRTIPVVGDALRSNKRAPMLTWLEDSSPGIHDTLVAACDVHRYRHFGIKEYHDNCTDNLHAAMKELGLTPPEVPCPLNMWMNIPVGADHKISFLPTVSKPGDHVLLRAEMDLIMAFSACPMDVTPINGPGGEIKDCHFQIS; encoded by the coding sequence ATGAGCGGATTGACGGCGGTCCCGGCGCGGCGCGGCAAGGCGGCGCGCATGAAGGCGGGCCAGACCATCAGGATCGTCAACACGCACGGAACCCAGGTGCTCGATACTTGGGCCTTCCGCAGCGACGATCTGCACGAGTTCATGTCGATGGAGCATACGCGGCCCCAGATCGGCCGAACCATTCCGGTCGTGGGCGACGCGCTGCGGAGCAACAAGCGCGCACCCATGCTGACCTGGCTGGAGGACAGCTCGCCGGGGATTCACGACACGCTGGTCGCGGCCTGCGATGTCCATCGCTACCGCCATTTCGGCATCAAGGAATATCACGACAACTGCACCGACAATCTTCACGCGGCGATGAAGGAGCTTGGCCTGACGCCGCCCGAGGTGCCTTGTCCCCTCAACATGTGGATGAACATTCCGGTCGGCGCCGACCACAAGATCTCGTTCCTGCCGACCGTCTCGAAGCCCGGCGACCATGTGCTGCTGCGGGCGGAGATGGACCTGATCATGGCCTTTTCCGCCTGCCCGATGGATGTGACGCCGATCAACGGGCCCGGCGGCGAGATCAAGGACTGCCATTTCCAGATCAGCTGA
- a CDS encoding isovaleryl-CoA dehydrogenase, which produces MATTGHNRFRSLDFDLGETAEMMRDQVADFAAREIAPRAADIDRSNQFPEDLWQKMGSLGVLGITVEPEFGGAGMGYLEHCVAMEEISRASASVGLSYGAHSNLCVNQIRRNASEAQKRKYLPKLISGEHVGALAMSEPGAGSDVVSMKLQAKRVADGYVLNGTKMWITNGPDADLLVVYAKTDPEAGARGITCFFIEKGMKGFTTSAKLDKLGMRGSNTGELVFKDCFVPEANRMGLEGAGVKVLMSGLDFERAVLAAGPIGIMQSCLDVVIPYIHERKQFGEPIGSFQLMQGKIADMYTIANAARAYVYAVARACDRGHGSRKDAAGAILFAAEKATWMALEAIQVLGGNGYINDYPTGRLLRDAKLYEIGAGTSEIRRWLIGRELFEESV; this is translated from the coding sequence ATGGCAACCACCGGCCATAACCGGTTCCGGTCGCTCGATTTCGACCTCGGCGAGACCGCCGAGATGATGCGCGACCAGGTCGCCGACTTCGCCGCGCGCGAGATCGCGCCACGCGCGGCCGACATCGACCGCAGCAACCAGTTCCCCGAAGATCTTTGGCAGAAGATGGGGTCGCTGGGCGTGCTCGGCATCACGGTCGAGCCGGAGTTCGGCGGCGCCGGAATGGGCTATCTCGAGCATTGCGTGGCGATGGAAGAGATCAGCCGTGCCTCCGCCAGCGTCGGCTTGTCCTACGGCGCCCATTCCAACCTCTGCGTCAACCAGATCCGCCGCAATGCGAGCGAGGCGCAGAAGCGCAAATATCTGCCGAAGCTGATCTCGGGCGAGCATGTCGGCGCGCTCGCCATGAGCGAGCCGGGGGCCGGCTCGGACGTGGTCAGCATGAAGCTGCAGGCCAAGCGGGTCGCCGACGGCTATGTTTTGAACGGCACCAAAATGTGGATCACCAACGGTCCCGATGCGGATTTGCTGGTGGTCTACGCCAAGACCGACCCCGAGGCGGGCGCCCGCGGCATCACCTGTTTCTTCATCGAGAAGGGGATGAAGGGCTTCACCACCTCGGCCAAGCTCGACAAGCTCGGCATGCGCGGCTCCAACACCGGCGAGCTGGTGTTCAAGGATTGCTTCGTTCCGGAGGCCAACCGCATGGGGCTCGAAGGGGCGGGGGTGAAGGTCCTGATGAGCGGGCTCGATTTCGAGCGCGCCGTGCTGGCAGCCGGGCCCATCGGCATCATGCAGTCCTGCCTCGACGTGGTGATCCCCTATATCCATGAGCGCAAGCAGTTCGGCGAGCCGATCGGCAGCTTCCAGCTGATGCAGGGCAAGATCGCCGACATGTACACGATTGCCAATGCCGCGCGGGCCTATGTCTATGCCGTGGCAAGGGCCTGCGACCGCGGCCATGGCTCGCGCAAGGACGCCGCCGGTGCCATCCTGTTTGCGGCCGAGAAGGCGACCTGGATGGCCCTCGAGGCGATCCAGGTGCTGGGCGGCAACGGCTATATCAACGACTACCCGACGGGACGGCTGCTGCGCGACGCCAAGCTCTATGAGATCGGCGCCGGCACGTCGGAGATCCGGCGCTGGCTGATCGGGCGCGAGCTGTTCGAAGAATCGGTGTAA